The segment AATGAATTACCTGTTCCCCCTTATCGCCATCCTCATCTGGGCCGGCAACACCGTGGTCACCAAGATGTCCGCCGGCGCTATCCACCCGGCCGAGATCGGCTTTTACCGCTGGCTGCTGGCCGGCCTGCTGTTCACCCCGTTCCTGCTGCCGCAAGTATGGCGCAACCGCGCCGCCGTTGGCCCGCACCTGGGCAAGGTGTTCGTGCTCGGGGTACTGGGCATGGCCATGTACCAGAGCCTGGCGTACTTCGCCGCCAGTATCACCAGCGCCACCAACATGGGCATCATCCTGTCGCTGATGCCGTTGATGTCGCTGGCGCTGTCCATCGCCTGGCTGGGCCAGCGCCTGAGCTACGGCGCCTTGCTGGGGGCACTGGTGTCGTTCTTTGGGGTGCTCGAGGTGGTTTCCGCCGGGCAGCCAGCGGCGCTGCTACACCAGGGCCTGAACCGCGGCGACCTGATGATGCTGCTGGCCACCCTGGCGTATGCGCTGTACAGCTTTTTGCTGAAGAAATGGCAACTGCGCCTGCCGCCGCTGCAACTGCTGTACCTGCAAGTGCTGGTGGCGATCATCGTATTGCTGCCGCTGTTCGTGCTGTCGGACAAGACTGGCCTGAACGGCCACAACATCGGCCTTGTGCTGTATGCCTGCGTGCTGGCCTCGATGGTTGCGCCGCTGGTGTGGATGCAGGCCGTGCACCGCCTGGGGCCGAGCCGCACCACGCTGTTCTTCAACCTGCTGCCGGTGGTAACGGCGGTGATTGCCGCGGCGGTGCTGGATGAGCAACTGGCCAGTTACCACCTGTATGGCGGGCTGCTGACCCTGGCCGGCGTGCTGCTGGCCGAGCGCTGGACCACGCCGGTGCGCCGCACGTTGTAAACAGATGCGCGATCACTGTAGGAGCGGCCTTGTGCCGCGATGGGCCGCAAAGCGGCCCCGGCAATGTTGAATGATGCCTAGAACCTGGGGCCGGTACGCAGCCCATCGCGGCACAAGGCCGCTCCTACAGGGGAATGCAGCCTGGTTGCAAATTTGGTTTCAGCCTGCCTGTTCACAGCCCCGCCGCCTTCAGCCGCGCGGCATGCTCGGTGAACAGCCGCACCGGCTCGGCGCCCTTGCCCACGGCGCCGAGGGACTGGTTGACGATATCCAGATGGTCCAGCGGGTAGTCATCACCAATCACCTGCCCAAGGTGCGAGCTGAACCGCCCGACCATGCCGTCGCACTGGCCCTTCTCGCGCACGAAGCTACGGGCGAACAGCCGGCAGAAGCGGTTGCTGCCATCGAAACGGTTGCGCCCCTGGTCAGTCAGCCCTGGCTGCAGGGTGCCGGACCACGAGTAGTAACGCACCCCGTTCACTTCGCCCGGCCCCTCCCCGCCCCACACCTCGGGCAGCCCTTGTGGGTAAGCCTGGTTGAACTCATCCACACCCCAGGTGGTGAGCGACTGGTGCGAAGCGTGCACATCCACCGGCAAGCGCTCCCGGCGCCAGCCGGTCTCCAGCCAGCCCATCAACACCGCCAGCCCGTGCAGGATCGCCTTGAGGATGCGGCCCTGAGGTGAGTCGCCCGGCGCCGTGCGCTCCAGGTGGTCGGCCAATTCCGAGCCATGGTTGGGGCCAGCCACCGAGGTAACCGAGGCCACCCGCTCCGGGCGTTTGGCGGCAGCATAGCGGGCGCTGAGTGCACCCTGGCTATGGCCAATGAGGTTGACCTTGTCGGCCCCCGTTCGCCGGCAGATATCCTCGATGATCGCCAGCAACTGTTCGCCGCGCACCTCGCTGGAATGCAGCGGCGAGACCTGCACCGGGAACACTCGGGCGCCCCCCCGACGCAACGCCGGGACGATGCCGAACCAGTAGGGGTACAGCACCAGCCGCACAAAGCCGAACATGCCCGGCACCAGCACCAACGGATACCGCGTGGCCAACTCCTGCGCCATAGCCCCAGCCCCTTGTCCATGGACGATCAGCCAACACTACAGCGCCCCCGGTGACCATCGCAATCGAACTCCCGGCACGCCGTGCGGTTCCAAGCAGAACACCCCTTGAGCAAGGAGCGGGACCATGTACAAGCAGACCCTGGCCATCCTTCTGGCAAGCGCCACCCTCGCCGCCTGCGGCAGCCGCCCGGAAAACCCGGTGGACTACGTCACCTACCGCAACGAGCCGCTGGTCAAGCAGGTGGAGAACGGCATGACCATGCAGAAGGTCATCGCCATCGGTGGTAGCCCGTCCAGCGTGATCGACCTGCCCCATGGCGGCACCTGCAACGACTACATCCTCAACCGCGACGGCCACCAGCAGCCCTACTACGTGCGCTTCGACGCCACCGGCCATGTCGATGCCAAGGGCTTCAAGACCTGCAAGCAACGTGAAGAAGACCGCGACGCCGCCCACGGCGCATGACACCGATGACCACCCTGATGCTTTCGGAGATGAACATGAGCGTTGAACTGACCGATGTGAAGACCCTGCGCGAACGTGCCCGCCAGCACGTCGAGCAAGGCGCGGTGACCGAGGGTTACCACGCCGACCGCGAGAAGATCCTGCGCCTGCTGAACGAGTCGCTGGCCACTGAGCTGGTGTGTGTACTGCGTTACAAGCGCCACTACTTCATGGCCAGCGGCATCAAGGCCAGCGTCGCCGCTGCCGAGTTTCTCGAGCACGCCAACCAGGAAGCCGAGCACGCCGACAAGCTGGCCGAACGCATCGTGCAGTTGGGCGGCGAGCCGGACTTCAACCCCGACAACCTGACGAAGAACTCCCACGCCCAATACGTGGCTGGCAGTACGCTGAAGGAGATGGTGCTGGAAGACCTGGTGGCCGAGCGCATCGCCATCGACAGTTACCGCGAGATCATCCAGTACATCGGTGACAAGGACCCGACCACGCGGCGCATCTTCGAGGACATCCTGGCCCAGGAAGAAGAACACGCGGACGATATGTCGGATTTGCTTCAGGGTCTGTAATTGCTGGGGGGCTGCTTTGCAGCCCATCGCGGCACAAGGCCGCTCCTACAGAGGATTGCATTCCCCTTGTAGGAGCGGCCTTGTGCCGCGATGGGCCGCACAGCGGCCCCCCTGCTATTTGTGCTTCTTCACCGCCGCCGGCGCCTTGCCGGCCTTCATCTGCTGCAACAGTGGCGTGCACTGGTTGGGCACATCCCCACTGCTCGGCGCGATCAGCGCCAGCAGCCCGGCCGCAGGCCCGGCCACCACCCCCAGCGCCACCATGCCCGCGCCCCGCAGCGCCAGCGGCACCGCCTGCACCCCGGCATTGGGCTTGGCGAACGGCCCGCGCACGTACAGCGGCGAGCGCAGCGAGAACAGGCGCAGGCCCTTGGACTCGGGGGTGATCTTCAGGTCCAGTTGCTCGCTGGCGAAGTTGGCCGTGCCGTCGATGTAGATGATCGCGTTCTCGGTATCGAAGACGAACAGGCGGGTGGTGGCCAGGCCATCCTTGATGCCAACGTTGGCCGCCGCGCAGTTGATCTTCACGTCCTCGTCGCCGAACAGCTTGCCGATCACGTAGTTGCCCACGTTGAGCCCGGCAATCTCCATCAGGCTGCGGCTGATGGCGCCATCGTTGATCAACAGGCGCAGGTCGCCGTTGGAGGTGCCCAGCAGCGCCGCCACCGAATTGCCGCGGCCGCTGATGTCGGCATCGCCGTTGAGCTCGCCGAAGCTGGTTTGCATGGGCGCGAAGGTGGGGAACAACTCCTTGAGCTTGAAGCCCCGGGCGGTGAGTTGTGCACGGCCCTGCATCGGCGTGCTGCGCCCGTCCAGGCGGATGTTCGAATCGAGGTTGCCACCGGCCACGCCGAAGCGCAGCGGCTCCAGGCGCAGCAGGCCGTCGTCGAGAATCACGTGGGCCGACAGGTCGTTGAACGGCAGTTTTTCGCTGTGCACGATGCGCTTGCCGGCAAAGGTCACGTCGGCGTCCATGGCGCGCCAGCGCTCGGTACGGAACTCCTCCACCGGCAGCACCTTGCCGGTGGGCTGCTTGCTGGCACCGCCACGGGCCTTCTGCTCGCTGTTGGAGTCGGCGCCTATCAAGGGTGCCAGGTCCTTGAACAGCAGCTGGTTGGACACCAGCTTGCCCGACAACTTGGGCCGCGGCTGGCTGGCGACGAACGCCAGGTCGCCGTGGATGTCGCTGTCGCCGATCTTGCCGTTGAAGCCCTCGTAACGGAACTGCGCGCCGCCTGCGGCATGCAGGTTGGCGTTGAGGTGGCCGTCGGTGGCGTACGCCGGGGTATCCGGCAGGGTGACGCCGGTCAGCGGGAAGAGGTTACCCAGGCTGCTGCCCGACAGCTTCAGGCGCAGGTCGAGGGCACCGAGGTTGCGCGGGTCGGTGAGGGTACCGGCCAGCACCACGTGGGTGTCGCCAATACGCGCATCGGCCTGCAGCGGGAACGGCTGGCGGGCGTCCTGCAGCGCCAGCAGGCCGCCGATCTTGCCGGTGGCCGCCACCGCCTGGTCCTTGTAGCGGCCCTGGGCCTTGATGGCGAAGGCGTAGTCCTGGGCGCCGCCGGCTTTTTCCGCGCGGGCCTTGCCGACGATGTCGCTGAACGGGATGGGCTTGCCCAGCGGGTCGATCTGCACCTTCATGCTGGCCTTGAGGGTCTGGTCGTCGAAGCTGACATTGCCCTGGTCAAAGCCGATGGCACCGATATCCAGCTCCCACTTCGACGGCTCGGCGCTGTCATCCTCGGGGCCAAAGTCGAAAGTCCAGTTGGCCCGGCCATCGGCCAGGCGCGTCAGGCTGGCGGTGGGCTTGACCAGGTCGATGCGCGGGATGCTGATGCGCTGTACGATCAACGGCAGCGGTGCCAGGCGAAACTCCACGCGCTCAAGCCCCACCATGCGCGGCTCCTTGAGCCAGTCGGGGTTGCCCAGGGTCAGGTCTTCGGCGCTGAAATGCGGCCACGGCACATAGGCACGCCAGCCGCTTTCTTCGGGTTCGGTGCGCCAGTGCACGGCCAGGTTGCCGTTGATCGCGAACGGCCGATGCAAGGCCTCGGAGACCTTCTCGTTGAGCAACGGCTTGACCCGGTTCCAGTCGAAGGTGGCGATCACCACCACCAGGATCGCCAGCAGGGTGGCGAGGGTGGCGAAGGTCCAGACGAGGATTCTGGCTGGGCGCGTCATTGCGTGGTTCTCCTGACTGCGTGGCACGGGGCGGCGTAACGGTGGCACTTAAAAGGTGGGACTGATGAAAACCCGCCGGGTTTAATCCGGGTGCCATCATAACCAAGTTTTTCCTGATGCCTTGCCCAGGTTTGCGCCTTGCGAACACCGGCGTGTTACTGCCAGGAAGGCTTGGCAAAATGCCACCCTAACCCCTGAAAACATTGACCCAGAGCCTTCGCGGCAGAGTATCAATAACGTCGATTGTTACCATTACCCGGATGAACTTCTCTCTGGCGTTACGCGGCGTAGCATTGCCCTCGTACCCACTTTCCAGCCCCCGAGAGGAGCACCGAATCATGAAACGCCATCTGCTGCTGAGCCTGACCCTTTCCGTACTGGCCGCCAACGCCTTCGCCCTGCCGGCCGCCGACCAGCACCTGACCGCCGAATCGCGCTCCAGCGCAGCCACTGTCGCCCAGCCCCTGAACACACTGGCCGAAGGCGGCGCAGAACGCCTGCAGGAACGCGCTGGCCGTCTGGCCGAAGGTGGTTCGGACCGCCTGATCGAACGTAATGACCGCGTCGCCGAAGGTGGCTCTGATCGCCTGATCGAACGCAACGACCGCGTAGCCGAAGGTGGCTCGGACCGTCTGATCGAGCGTAATGACCGCGTCGCCGAAGGTGGCTCGG is part of the Pseudomonas fakonensis genome and harbors:
- a CDS encoding DMT family transporter gives rise to the protein MNYLFPLIAILIWAGNTVVTKMSAGAIHPAEIGFYRWLLAGLLFTPFLLPQVWRNRAAVGPHLGKVFVLGVLGMAMYQSLAYFAASITSATNMGIILSLMPLMSLALSIAWLGQRLSYGALLGALVSFFGVLEVVSAGQPAALLHQGLNRGDLMMLLATLAYALYSFLLKKWQLRLPPLQLLYLQVLVAIIVLLPLFVLSDKTGLNGHNIGLVLYACVLASMVAPLVWMQAVHRLGPSRTTLFFNLLPVVTAVIAAAVLDEQLASYHLYGGLLTLAGVLLAERWTTPVRRTL
- a CDS encoding esterase/lipase family protein, producing MAQELATRYPLVLVPGMFGFVRLVLYPYWFGIVPALRRGGARVFPVQVSPLHSSEVRGEQLLAIIEDICRRTGADKVNLIGHSQGALSARYAAAKRPERVASVTSVAGPNHGSELADHLERTAPGDSPQGRILKAILHGLAVLMGWLETGWRRERLPVDVHASHQSLTTWGVDEFNQAYPQGLPEVWGGEGPGEVNGVRYYSWSGTLQPGLTDQGRNRFDGSNRFCRLFARSFVREKGQCDGMVGRFSSHLGQVIGDDYPLDHLDIVNQSLGAVGKGAEPVRLFTEHAARLKAAGL
- the osmE gene encoding osmotically-inducible lipoprotein OsmE — protein: MYKQTLAILLASATLAACGSRPENPVDYVTYRNEPLVKQVENGMTMQKVIAIGGSPSSVIDLPHGGTCNDYILNRDGHQQPYYVRFDATGHVDAKGFKTCKQREEDRDAAHGA
- a CDS encoding ferritin-like domain-containing protein; the protein is MSVELTDVKTLRERARQHVEQGAVTEGYHADREKILRLLNESLATELVCVLRYKRHYFMASGIKASVAAAEFLEHANQEAEHADKLAERIVQLGGEPDFNPDNLTKNSHAQYVAGSTLKEMVLEDLVAERIAIDSYREIIQYIGDKDPTTRRIFEDILAQEEEHADDMSDLLQGL
- a CDS encoding AsmA family protein codes for the protein MTRPARILVWTFATLATLLAILVVVIATFDWNRVKPLLNEKVSEALHRPFAINGNLAVHWRTEPEESGWRAYVPWPHFSAEDLTLGNPDWLKEPRMVGLERVEFRLAPLPLIVQRISIPRIDLVKPTASLTRLADGRANWTFDFGPEDDSAEPSKWELDIGAIGFDQGNVSFDDQTLKASMKVQIDPLGKPIPFSDIVGKARAEKAGGAQDYAFAIKAQGRYKDQAVAATGKIGGLLALQDARQPFPLQADARIGDTHVVLAGTLTDPRNLGALDLRLKLSGSSLGNLFPLTGVTLPDTPAYATDGHLNANLHAAGGAQFRYEGFNGKIGDSDIHGDLAFVASQPRPKLSGKLVSNQLLFKDLAPLIGADSNSEQKARGGASKQPTGKVLPVEEFRTERWRAMDADVTFAGKRIVHSEKLPFNDLSAHVILDDGLLRLEPLRFGVAGGNLDSNIRLDGRSTPMQGRAQLTARGFKLKELFPTFAPMQTSFGELNGDADISGRGNSVAALLGTSNGDLRLLINDGAISRSLMEIAGLNVGNYVIGKLFGDEDVKINCAAANVGIKDGLATTRLFVFDTENAIIYIDGTANFASEQLDLKITPESKGLRLFSLRSPLYVRGPFAKPNAGVQAVPLALRGAGMVALGVVAGPAAGLLALIAPSSGDVPNQCTPLLQQMKAGKAPAAVKKHK
- a CDS encoding phage infection protein — translated: MKRHLLLSLTLSVLAANAFALPAADQHLTAESRSSAATVAQPLNTLAEGGAERLQERAGRLAEGGSDRLIERNDRVAEGGSDRLIERNDRVAEGGSDRLIERNDRVAEGGSDRLIERNDRVAEGGSDRLIERNDRVAEGGSDRLVELSRVS